The Flammeovirga yaeyamensis genome segment GAATATGTTTATCGAAACCATGAGTACCTCGTTGATATCAAATACAGGTACCGATTTTGGTCCTCCTTTAGAAATGGCTATTCAAAAGCTGATGGATGCTGATGAAGGGTTGCCAACAGCGAAACAAGCCTCTAAAATCATCATTTTAATTAGTGATGGAGAAGATTATGGTAAAGATACAGGATCAGCAATTAGTCAGATTAAAGATCAGAATGTGAAATTGTTTACCATGGGAATTGGTACAAAATCAGGAAGTAAAATTCCGGCAGGATACCGTTTCAAGAGAGATAAGATGGGGAACGATGTAGTCACTAAACTTAACTCAGAATCATTGATCGATTTAGCCAACAGTACTGGCGGTAGTTATTTCGAAATTAGTGATGAACGTAATGATATTAATCGCTTGATTTCTTCTATTGGTAATATCCAAGGAGAACTAAAAAGCAGTAAAATGGCCGATGTAGGTGCCAATAAATTTTATTACTTTTTGATGGCAGGTTTATTACTTCTTGGGCTGGATGTTATGCTGGCGGTAAGGGTGATTAAAATATAAGACGCTAGTAGCGTAAAATAAAAGAGGGGTGCATTTTGGTCATAAGCCAATTGCACCCCTCTTTGTATATACTATTTGATGTTGATTAGGACCAAATTCCTTCGACCATACGATCTTTACCCTGAAAATCTTTAGTGATACTTACTTCTTTAAACCCTGCATCTAGTAACAACTGCGCAGTTTCTTTTCCAAACTGTTCGTTGATCTCGAAATACAGTGCTCCCCCTTTTTTTAGTTTTTCTGCAGCCAATAAAGTGATTCTCTTATAAAAAATTAATGGATTGTCGTCATCGACATACAGGGCTAATTCTGGCTCGAAATCCACCACGTTTTTATCCATAATTTCTTTTTCAGCATAAGTAACATAAGGTGGGTTACTTACGATCACATCCAAATCAGAAAATTCTTCTAGAGCTGCGGTTAATATGTTGAGTTCTAAAAACTTTGTTTTGCTCTCCAACTCCTTTGCGTTTAATTTTGCTTTCTCGAGTGCTTTGGGGTTGACATCAATTCCGTAACATGTTATGTCACTTTCCAAATCTATTGTAATCGGAATACAGCCGGATCCTGTGCCAATATCAATTAAAACACCTTGTTGATGTTTCTGAAGGATTTTATGCACCAATTCTTCCGTTTCAGATCTAGGGATGAGTGTATCTGGATTGAGATGAAATTTCCTGCCATAGAAATCACCTCTCCCCACTAAATATTGAATAGGGTAATGCTTAGAGAGTTGTTCAATATCTTCTTCAAGAGTTGTTGCAGATACATCTATAGTATTGCGGTCGAGCATCACATCAGTACGGTTTAGACCTAATCTCTCTTCAAGCCATAAATAGGCAATACTATTGGCTTCGTTTATATCATATATTGACGATAAACGCTCAGCTATCGACTGTTGTATTTCTCTTGCTGTCATCTTTTAAAATTTAATGCAAAATTAGAAGATAATAAGAATCATCTTCAAAATTTCTCCTAATAGTATGAAATATTGCCCGAAAAGAATGATTTTTGCAACAATGTTTCTTTTGTATGGTTCTATGTTTCGATATTAATAACCATACATTCAACTACCTCAACATTTGGATATACCTAATAAATAATGAAAATAAGAAAAAATGCCGCTCCTACGAAAGAGGCGATGATAGAAATGTCTATTAAATATATAGAAGATAAAGGAGAATGGTCACTTAGAAAATTAGCTAGCTATTGCGGTACAACTACCAAAGTATTTTATACTCGTTTTGAAGGAGAAGAAGGCTTAGTGGAAGCAATAATTAATTTTATTGGTAAGAAGAAAGCCCAACAATACAAAAGTTTAGAGCAATCTATTCGTGCGTTTTATTTTTTCGAACAAGAGTTTTATAAAGAAAATAAAACCATTTTAGAGTTTTTATCTTCAAGAGGGAAAGGAGCCAATCCTTTTACTGAACATCTAAGAGAACCTTATCTAAATCTATTTAATGGAGATATCAATAAAGTAATTTTTGCAGGTACCGTAATGTTAGGAGTACAAGCTTTAATGTCTAAAGGTGTACCATTAGATCATGATGTGACTATTGGTTTTCTAGAAAAGGGTATTGAATAAAGGTTTATCCTGTTTTTTGGGATTTAGTAAATAGCTATAAAAAAGAAAAAGGTCGTGCTCATAGAGCAGGACCTTTAACAACTTAGCTAAAAACTAAAACCAATTAAAAATGAGATTTTTATAAATATCCTTCCACACAAGGTGAAAGTACGTTTTATGTCTGTTTCAATAACTAACCTATCTAACTCGATCAACGCCCTTTTTGTTCCACTTTTTGCCAAACATTAAAAGGTATTAACCTTATCTTTGATTAGTACATTACAAAAGTGAGAAAAATCCTATGAAAAACAATAAGATTCATTGAAAAAAATGTATTCATGTGATATTTAATTCATTTTTTAAGATTATCAAATAGTAATTTACACTCTATAACCTATACATTTTTGTTTGTAAACTATTCTTAACACTTCGTGAGTGGGTTTCATTTATTTACGATTGTTTAATCAATTTAAGATTATCTAACACTTAGAAAATCACCGATATGTGTAGTAAAATTAGGTGATTTATGCTCTTGTTTCATGTCGAACCCATTACGGTGTGCAATGCGTTGTGTACCGAAGACTACAGTGTTTTTACCCATCTTGTTATTTAGTTTGTCTATAGTGGATAATAAGTTACTTCTCCGTGTAAGGTATTGGGAAGTACACGATGTTTCTAAAGAAAGTTGCCTTGAATAGTTGGGGCAAATGTCCATTACATAAATTCCAGCCTTTCTGTAATTGTGTCCTTTTCTATAAATATCTTTTAATAATGGCAAAAGTACCTTGATTAATGTGGCGGTGTCATCAGTAGGTATATCGAGTTTTGTTCCTTTGGACCCGTAATAGGGATTTTGTTCTCTATGTTTATCGGTACTTACAAATACAGACACTCGTTTGGTACAAGAATTTTGTTTTCTGAGTTTTTCGGCGACCATAGCAGCGAAACCTGCAACGATTTCTTTTAATCTTTTCCAATCACTTAGAGGTTTGGAAAAGGTTCTGGCTGTACCTATCCCTTTTTTCTTAGGGACATGTGCTACGAAGGAATTCATTCGAATGCCTTGAAGTTCCTTATAGATACGCCAAACAGGAGTGTGCCATTGCTTTTTGATTTTTCCCTCGGGAAGATCCATAAAACTACCAATTGTACGAATGTTGAATTCGTTTAACGATTTAGTGTGTTGCCTACCAACTCCCCAA includes the following:
- a CDS encoding vWA domain-containing protein → MSLTRSLGIVELSLIGVFILFYGFYLLRIINARKSFRAKGGATLYKLILRTVYFSLFIISLLGPTFGEMKKEVKAVSKDIYICVDLSKSMDAIDVKPSRLAKLKFELKQIVKSFNSDRLGLIVFTSDAFLQCPLTYDGNALNMFIETMSTSLISNTGTDFGPPLEMAIQKLMDADEGLPTAKQASKIIILISDGEDYGKDTGSAISQIKDQNVKLFTMGIGTKSGSKIPAGYRFKRDKMGNDVVTKLNSESLIDLANSTGGSYFEISDERNDINRLISSIGNIQGELKSSKMADVGANKFYYFLMAGLLLLGLDVMLAVRVIKI
- the prmC gene encoding peptide chain release factor N(5)-glutamine methyltransferase is translated as MTAREIQQSIAERLSSIYDINEANSIAYLWLEERLGLNRTDVMLDRNTIDVSATTLEEDIEQLSKHYPIQYLVGRGDFYGRKFHLNPDTLIPRSETEELVHKILQKHQQGVLIDIGTGSGCIPITIDLESDITCYGIDVNPKALEKAKLNAKELESKTKFLELNILTAALEEFSDLDVIVSNPPYVTYAEKEIMDKNVVDFEPELALYVDDDNPLIFYKRITLLAAEKLKKGGALYFEINEQFGKETAQLLLDAGFKEVSITKDFQGKDRMVEGIWS
- a CDS encoding Y-family DNA polymerase, giving the protein MGKEDIFGRQQKKYALVDCNSFYASCEKVFRPDLAHRPVVVLSNNDGCVVAGSKEAKKLGLKMGTPFFKVKNIIHKHDVAVFSSNYALYASLSKRVMSILKQYAHAIEVYSIDEAFLDLSQTEGTEEIGQIIKERVMRETGIPVAIGIAPTKTLAKLANHVAKKDDRFDGVCEFTSFENDKKYMAHWPVDELWGVGRQHTKSLNEFNIRTIGSFMDLPEGKIKKQWHTPVWRIYKELQGIRMNSFVAHVPKKKGIGTARTFSKPLSDWKRLKEIVAGFAAMVAEKLRKQNSCTKRVSVFVSTDKHREQNPYYGSKGTKLDIPTDDTATLIKVLLPLLKDIYRKGHNYRKAGIYVMDICPNYSRQLSLETSCTSQYLTRRSNLLSTIDKLNNKMGKNTVVFGTQRIAHRNGFDMKQEHKSPNFTTHIGDFLSVR